The following proteins are encoded in a genomic region of Glycine max cultivar Williams 82 chromosome 18, Glycine_max_v4.0, whole genome shotgun sequence:
- the LOC100783283 gene encoding protein TRIGALACTOSYLDIACYLGLYCEROL 3, chloroplastic-like isoform X1, producing MVSLSTTPFLPFTAKNASTRIPPPTSFSYSKQRSNRDPRKVVCACIAPPQNFKSQDSSAIHFNGSSKSEQLSTARDHEDDSDVLIECRDVYKSFGEKKILNGVSFKIKHGEAVGIIGPSGTGKSTVLKIIAGLLAPDKGEVYIRGKKRVGLVSDDDISGLRIGLVFQSAALFDSLTVRENVGFLLYEHSSMSEDQISELVTETLAAVGLKGVEDRLPSELSGGMKKRVALARSIICDTTKESIEPEVLLYDEPTAGLDPIASTVVEDLIRSVHIKGQDARGKPGNISSYVVVTHQHSTIKRAIDRLLFLHKGKIVWEGMTHEFTTSTNPIVQQVTRSCAGLSYRRGCSLDPGTNLIQLYWIGFFSVQVETDPIQLNSLHLGALMVLSDIRTVLQF from the exons ATGGTTTCCCTTTCCACCACCCCTTTTCTTCCCTTCACTGCAAAAAATGCTTCTACTAGAATCCCTCCTCCCACATCATTCTCTTACAGCAAGCAACGTAGTAACAGGGATCCCAGGAAGGTTGTCTGCGCCTGCATCGCTCCTCCTCAAAACTTCAAGAGCCAGGACTCTTCCGCCATTCATTTCAAT GGTTCGTCCAAATCAGAGCAATTGAGCACTGCGCGGGATCATGAGGATGATTCTGATGTTCTTATTGAGTGTAGAGACGTGTACAAGTCTTTTGGGGAAAAGAAAATCTTAAATGGTGTCAGCTTCAAG ATCAAGCATGGTGAAGCTGTTGGAATAATTGGTCCCTCTGGGACTGGCAAATCTACAGTTTTGAAGATTATTGCAGGACTTCTTGCTCCGGACAAG GGGGAAGTTTATATTCGAGGTAAAAAGAGAGTTGGTTTAGTAAGCGATGATGACATATCTGGTCTTCGGATTGGATTG GTTTTCCAAAGTGCTGCACTCTTTGATTCTTTGACTGTTCGTGAAAATGTTGGTTTTCTCTT GTATGAACACTCAAGCATGTCTGAGGATCAGATATCAGAGCTTGTCACGGAAACCTTGGCTGCAGTTGGATTGAAG GGAGTTGAGGATCGGTTGCCTTCTGAGTTATCAGGTGGGATGAAAAAGCGAGTTGCTTTAGCTCGATCTATTATTTGTGACACTACAAAGGAATCAATAGAGCCAGAG GTGCTCTTGTATGACGAACCAACTGCTGGACTTGATCCCATTGCATCTACTGTTGTTGAAGATCTGATTCGCTCTGTGCACATAAAAGGACAAGATGCACGTGGAAAACCTGGGAATATTTCATCTTATGTGGTTGTTACTCACCAACATAGTACCATTAAAAGAGCCATTGATAG ATTGTTGTTTCTACACAAGGGAAAGATTGTTTGGGAAGGAATGACTCATGAATTTACAACTTCAACTAATCCAATTGTCCAGCAG GTCACTCGGTCTTGTGCAGGATTGTCGTACCGTAGGGGGTGTTCATTAGACCCGGGAACCAACCTGATCCAATTATATTGGATTGGGTTTTTCAGTGTTCAAGTCGAAACCGACCCGATCCAATTAAACAG TTTGCATCTGGGAGCCTTGATGGTCCTATCAGATATTAGAACAGTACTGCAATTTTAA
- the LOC100783283 gene encoding protein TRIGALACTOSYLDIACYLGLYCEROL 3, chloroplastic-like gives MVSLSTTPFLPFTAKNASTRIPPPTSFSYSKQRSNRDPRKVVCACIAPPQNFKSQDSSAIHFNGSSKSEQLSTARDHEDDSDVLIECRDVYKSFGEKKILNGVSFKIKHGEAVGIIGPSGTGKSTVLKIIAGLLAPDKGEVYIRGKKRVGLVSDDDISGLRIGLVFQSAALFDSLTVRENVGFLLYEHSSMSEDQISELVTETLAAVGLKGVEDRLPSELSGGMKKRVALARSIICDTTKESIEPEVLLYDEPTAGLDPIASTVVEDLIRSVHIKGQDARGKPGNISSYVVVTHQHSTIKRAIDRLLFLHKGKIVWEGMTHEFTTSTNPIVQQFASGSLDGPIRY, from the exons ATGGTTTCCCTTTCCACCACCCCTTTTCTTCCCTTCACTGCAAAAAATGCTTCTACTAGAATCCCTCCTCCCACATCATTCTCTTACAGCAAGCAACGTAGTAACAGGGATCCCAGGAAGGTTGTCTGCGCCTGCATCGCTCCTCCTCAAAACTTCAAGAGCCAGGACTCTTCCGCCATTCATTTCAAT GGTTCGTCCAAATCAGAGCAATTGAGCACTGCGCGGGATCATGAGGATGATTCTGATGTTCTTATTGAGTGTAGAGACGTGTACAAGTCTTTTGGGGAAAAGAAAATCTTAAATGGTGTCAGCTTCAAG ATCAAGCATGGTGAAGCTGTTGGAATAATTGGTCCCTCTGGGACTGGCAAATCTACAGTTTTGAAGATTATTGCAGGACTTCTTGCTCCGGACAAG GGGGAAGTTTATATTCGAGGTAAAAAGAGAGTTGGTTTAGTAAGCGATGATGACATATCTGGTCTTCGGATTGGATTG GTTTTCCAAAGTGCTGCACTCTTTGATTCTTTGACTGTTCGTGAAAATGTTGGTTTTCTCTT GTATGAACACTCAAGCATGTCTGAGGATCAGATATCAGAGCTTGTCACGGAAACCTTGGCTGCAGTTGGATTGAAG GGAGTTGAGGATCGGTTGCCTTCTGAGTTATCAGGTGGGATGAAAAAGCGAGTTGCTTTAGCTCGATCTATTATTTGTGACACTACAAAGGAATCAATAGAGCCAGAG GTGCTCTTGTATGACGAACCAACTGCTGGACTTGATCCCATTGCATCTACTGTTGTTGAAGATCTGATTCGCTCTGTGCACATAAAAGGACAAGATGCACGTGGAAAACCTGGGAATATTTCATCTTATGTGGTTGTTACTCACCAACATAGTACCATTAAAAGAGCCATTGATAG ATTGTTGTTTCTACACAAGGGAAAGATTGTTTGGGAAGGAATGACTCATGAATTTACAACTTCAACTAATCCAATTGTCCAGCAG TTTGCATCTGGGAGCCTTGATGGTCCTATCAGATATTAG
- the LOC100798103 gene encoding receptor-like protein CLAVATA2 isoform X1, whose protein sequence is MVMGHTTPLTLLCVILLFATPSHSIDVHPQDRISLSMFRSSLPNPNQSLPSWVGSNCTSWSGITCDNRTGRVLSINLTSMNLSGKIHPSLCYLSYLNKLGLSHNNFTSPLPECFGNLLNLRAIDLSHNRLHGGIPDSFMRLRHLTELVLSGNPDLGGPLPAWIGNFSANLERLHLGFCSFSGGIPESLLYLKSLKYLDLENNLLSGNLVNFQQPLVLLNLASNQFAGTLPCFAASVQSLTVLNLSNNSIVGGLPACIASFQALTHLNLSGNHLKYRIYPRLVFSEKLLVLDLSNNALSGPIPCKIAETTEKLGLVLLDLSHNQFSGEIPVKITELKSLQALFLSHNLLSGEIPARIGNLTYLQVIDLSHNSLSGTIPFSIVGCFQLYALILTNNNLSGVIQPEFDALDILRILDISNNRFSGAIPLTLAGCKSLEIVDFSSNELSGSLNDAITKWTNLRYLSLAQNKFSGNLPSWLFTFNAIEMMDFSHNKFTGFIPDINFKGSLIFNTRNVTVKEPLVAARKVQLRVSAVVSDSNQLSFTYDLSSMVGIDLSSNSLHGEIPRGLFGLAGLEYLNLSCNFLYGQLPGLQKMHSLKALDLSHNSLSGHIPGNISSLQDLSILNLSYNCFSGYVPQKQGYGRFPGAFAGNPDLCMETSSGVCDDGRTQSAQGSSFSEDRMDGPISVGIFFISAFVSFDFGVVVLFCSARARNYILQTKV, encoded by the coding sequence ATGGTGATGGGACACACCACACCCCTCACACTTCTCTGTGTGATTCTTCTTTTTGCAACTCCTTCTCACTCAATTGATGTTCACCCACAAGACAGAATCTCACTTTCAATGTTCAGGTCATCTCTGCCAAACCCCAACCAGAGTTTGCCCAGCTGGGTGGGCTCCAACTGCACTTCATGGAGTGGAATCACCTGTGACAACAGAACTGGGAGGGTGCTTTCCATCAACCTAACCAGTATGAACCTTTCAGGCAAAATCCACCCCAGTTTGTGCTACCTTTCATATCTGAACAAGTTGGGGTTGTCCCACAACAACTTCACATCCCCTCTTCCTGAATGTTTTGGCAACTTGCTTAACCTAAGAGCCATTGATCTCAGCCACAACAGGCTTCATGGGGGAATACCAGACTCTTTCATGAGGCTTAGGCACCTCACTGAGCTTGTTTTGAGTGGGAACCCTGATTTGGGGGGTCCACTGCCTGCTTGGATTGGTAACTTCTCTGCAAATCTGGAAAGGTTACATCTTGGTTTCTGTTCATTCAGTGGTGGCATACCGGAGAGCTTGCTTTACCTGAAGTCCCTCAAGTATTTGGACCTTGAGAACAACCTCTTGTCTGGTAACTTGGTCAATTTTCAACAGCCTTTGGTTTTGCTCAATCTTGCTTCCAATCAGTTTGCTGGTACTTTGCCTTGCTTTGCAGCTTCAGTTCAGTCTCTAACTGTGTTGAATTTATCTAACAATTCTATTGTGGGGGGACTACCTGCTTGTATTGCTTCTTTTCAAGCTTTGACTCATTTGAACCTGTCAGGGAACCACTTGAAGTATAGAATATATCCTAGGCTTGTGTTCTCGGAGAAACTTCTTGTTTTGGACTTGAGTAATAATGCTTTGTCTGGTCCTATTCCTTGTAAAATTGCTGAGACAACTGAGAAACTTGGCCTTGTTCTTCTTGACCTTTCTCACAATCAGTTCTCTGGTGAAATTCCTGTGAAAATCACTGAGTTGAAAAGCTTGCAGGCCTTGTTTCTCTCTCACAATCTTCTCTCTGGAGAAATTCCTGCTAGAATTGGAAATTTGACTTATCTGCAGGTCATTGATCTCTCACACAACTCTTTGTCTGGAACCATTCCATTCAGTATTGTTGGGTGCTTTCAGCTGTATGCTCTAATACTTACTAACAACAATCTTTCTGGTGTAATTCAACCGGAGTTTGATGCGTTGGATATCTTGAGGATTCTGGATATAAGCAACAACAGGTTTTCCGGGGCTATCCCACTCACTCTGGCTGGATGCAAATCTCTGGAGATTGTAGATTTTAGTTCCAATGAGCTTTCTGGATCCTTGAATGATGCAATAACCAAATGGACAAACCTCAGGTATTTGTCTCTTGCTCAGAACAAGTTCAGTGGAAATCTGCCTAGTTGGTTGTTCACATTTAACGCAATAGAAATGATGGATTTCTCGCATAACAAGTTTACTGGCTTCATACCTGATATTAATTTTAAGGGTAGCTTAATATTTAACACCAGGAATGTCACTGTTAAAGAGCCATTGGTTGCAGCAAGAAAGGTTCAACTGAGAGTTTCGGCGGTTGTTTCTGATAGCAATCAGCTCAGTTTCACTTATGATCTTTCCTCAATGGTTGGAATTGATCTATCCAGCAATTCGCTTCATGGGGAAATTCCAAGGGGCTTATTTGGTCTAGCTGGCCTAGAATATCTGAACTTGTCATGCAACTTTCTTTACGGACAGCTTCCGGGGTTGCAGAAAATGCATAGTTTGAAAGCCTTGGATTTGTCACATAATTCCTTGTCTGGACATATCCCAGGAAACATTTCTAGCCTTCAAGATCTGTCCATTTTGAATCTTTCCTACAACTGTTTTTCTGGATATGTTCCCCAGAAGCAAGGGTATGGGAGATTTCCCGGTGCATTTGCTGGAAATCCAGATCTGTGCATGGAAACTTCCAGTGGAGTATGTGATGATGGAAGGACTCAATCTGCGCAAGGAAGTTCTTTCAGTGAAGATAGGATGGATGGCCCAATTTCTGTGGGGATTTTCTTTATCAGTGCCTTTGTTAGTTTTGATTTTGGTGTTGTGGTTCTCTTCTGTTCTGCCCGGGCAAGAAATTACATTCTccaaacaaaagtttga
- the LOC100798103 gene encoding receptor-like protein CLAVATA2 isoform X2, whose amino-acid sequence MVMGHTTPLTLLCVILLFATPSHSIDVHPQDRISLSMFRSSLPNPNQSLPSWVGSNCTSWSGITCDNRTGRVLSINLTSMNLSGKIHPSLCYLSYLNKLGLSHNNFTSPLPECFGNLLNLRAIDLSHNRLHGGIPDSFMRLRHLTELVLSGNPDLGGPLPAWIGNFSANLERLHLGFCSFSGGIPESLLYLKSLKYLDLENNLLSGNLVNFQQPLVLLNLASNQFAGTLPCFAASVQSLTVLNLSNNSIVGGLPACIASFQALTHLNLSGNHLKYRIYPRLVFSEKLLVLDLSNNALSGPIPCKIAETTEKLGLVLLDLSHNQFSGEIPVKITELKSLQALFLSHNLLSGEIPARIGNLTYLQVIDLSHNSLSGTIPFSIVGCFQLYALILTNNNLSGVIQPEFDALDILRILDISNNRFSGAIPLTLAGCKSLEIVDFSSNELSGSLNDAITKWTNLRNVTVKEPLVAARKVQLRVSAVVSDSNQLSFTYDLSSMVGIDLSSNSLHGEIPRGLFGLAGLEYLNLSCNFLYGQLPGLQKMHSLKALDLSHNSLSGHIPGNISSLQDLSILNLSYNCFSGYVPQKQGYGRFPGAFAGNPDLCMETSSGVCDDGRTQSAQGSSFSEDRMDGPISVGIFFISAFVSFDFGVVVLFCSARARNYILQTKV is encoded by the exons ATGGTGATGGGACACACCACACCCCTCACACTTCTCTGTGTGATTCTTCTTTTTGCAACTCCTTCTCACTCAATTGATGTTCACCCACAAGACAGAATCTCACTTTCAATGTTCAGGTCATCTCTGCCAAACCCCAACCAGAGTTTGCCCAGCTGGGTGGGCTCCAACTGCACTTCATGGAGTGGAATCACCTGTGACAACAGAACTGGGAGGGTGCTTTCCATCAACCTAACCAGTATGAACCTTTCAGGCAAAATCCACCCCAGTTTGTGCTACCTTTCATATCTGAACAAGTTGGGGTTGTCCCACAACAACTTCACATCCCCTCTTCCTGAATGTTTTGGCAACTTGCTTAACCTAAGAGCCATTGATCTCAGCCACAACAGGCTTCATGGGGGAATACCAGACTCTTTCATGAGGCTTAGGCACCTCACTGAGCTTGTTTTGAGTGGGAACCCTGATTTGGGGGGTCCACTGCCTGCTTGGATTGGTAACTTCTCTGCAAATCTGGAAAGGTTACATCTTGGTTTCTGTTCATTCAGTGGTGGCATACCGGAGAGCTTGCTTTACCTGAAGTCCCTCAAGTATTTGGACCTTGAGAACAACCTCTTGTCTGGTAACTTGGTCAATTTTCAACAGCCTTTGGTTTTGCTCAATCTTGCTTCCAATCAGTTTGCTGGTACTTTGCCTTGCTTTGCAGCTTCAGTTCAGTCTCTAACTGTGTTGAATTTATCTAACAATTCTATTGTGGGGGGACTACCTGCTTGTATTGCTTCTTTTCAAGCTTTGACTCATTTGAACCTGTCAGGGAACCACTTGAAGTATAGAATATATCCTAGGCTTGTGTTCTCGGAGAAACTTCTTGTTTTGGACTTGAGTAATAATGCTTTGTCTGGTCCTATTCCTTGTAAAATTGCTGAGACAACTGAGAAACTTGGCCTTGTTCTTCTTGACCTTTCTCACAATCAGTTCTCTGGTGAAATTCCTGTGAAAATCACTGAGTTGAAAAGCTTGCAGGCCTTGTTTCTCTCTCACAATCTTCTCTCTGGAGAAATTCCTGCTAGAATTGGAAATTTGACTTATCTGCAGGTCATTGATCTCTCACACAACTCTTTGTCTGGAACCATTCCATTCAGTATTGTTGGGTGCTTTCAGCTGTATGCTCTAATACTTACTAACAACAATCTTTCTGGTGTAATTCAACCGGAGTTTGATGCGTTGGATATCTTGAGGATTCTGGATATAAGCAACAACAGGTTTTCCGGGGCTATCCCACTCACTCTGGCTGGATGCAAATCTCTGGAGATTGTAGATTTTAGTTCCAATGAGCTTTCTGGATCCTTGAATGATGCAATAACCAAATGGACAAACCTCAG GAATGTCACTGTTAAAGAGCCATTGGTTGCAGCAAGAAAGGTTCAACTGAGAGTTTCGGCGGTTGTTTCTGATAGCAATCAGCTCAGTTTCACTTATGATCTTTCCTCAATGGTTGGAATTGATCTATCCAGCAATTCGCTTCATGGGGAAATTCCAAGGGGCTTATTTGGTCTAGCTGGCCTAGAATATCTGAACTTGTCATGCAACTTTCTTTACGGACAGCTTCCGGGGTTGCAGAAAATGCATAGTTTGAAAGCCTTGGATTTGTCACATAATTCCTTGTCTGGACATATCCCAGGAAACATTTCTAGCCTTCAAGATCTGTCCATTTTGAATCTTTCCTACAACTGTTTTTCTGGATATGTTCCCCAGAAGCAAGGGTATGGGAGATTTCCCGGTGCATTTGCTGGAAATCCAGATCTGTGCATGGAAACTTCCAGTGGAGTATGTGATGATGGAAGGACTCAATCTGCGCAAGGAAGTTCTTTCAGTGAAGATAGGATGGATGGCCCAATTTCTGTGGGGATTTTCTTTATCAGTGCCTTTGTTAGTTTTGATTTTGGTGTTGTGGTTCTCTTCTGTTCTGCCCGGGCAAGAAATTACATTCTccaaacaaaagtttga
- the LOC100784349 gene encoding CBS domain-containing protein CBSX6 — protein sequence MASVFVYHVVGDLTVGKPELAEFHESETVESAIRAIGESPEGSIPIWKKRSQLGIENSDMRQQRFVGILSSFDIVAFLAKSRCLEDQDKALKTPVSEVVVHNNSLLRVVDPATRLIDALDMMKQGVKRLLVPKSIAWKGMSKRFSVIYYGKWLKNSESPGNSSNNLPLSMNRSPSTSVTPIPDKYCCLSREDVLRFIIGCLGALAPLPLTSIAALEAINSNYNYIESSTPAIEATQKLPQDPSAVAVIESASDGQCKIIGEISACKLWKCDYLSAAWALANLSAGQFVMGVEDNVTPRSLPEFSLDSPSGDIDLVNSGGSRKPRKFSSRSVGFFSNSASHNFSSRSMYRGRSAPLTCKITSSLAAVLAQMLSHRATHVWVTEDENDEVLVGVVGYADILAAVTKPPTTFIPANRSTEGFGNEIQC from the exons ATGGCGTCGGTGTTCGTGTACCACGTGGTGGGCGATCTGACGGTGGGGAAGCCGGAGCTGGCGGAGTTTCACGAGAGTGAGACGGTGGAGTCTGCGATTAGGGCGATTGGGGAGTCCCCTGAAGGGAGCATACCCATTTGGAAGAAGAGATCTCAATTGGGGATTGAGAACAGTGACATGAGACAGCAGAGGTTTGTTGGTATTCTTAGTTCCTTTGACATAGTTGCGTTTTTGGCTAAGAGTCGGTGTCTGGAGGATCAGGACAAGGCCTTGAAGACTCCTGTTTCCGAGGTTGTTGTTCATAACAATTCGCTGCTCAGGGTTGTTGACCCTGCAACAAg GTTGATAGATGCGCTGGACATGATGAAACAAGGTGTGAAGCGTCTGCTTGTTCCAAAGAGCATAGCATGGAAGGGCATGAGCAAGCGATTCTCAGTTATCTACTACGGCAAGTGGCTCAAGAATAGTGAATCTCCTGGCAACAGCAGCAACAATCTACCACTTAGCATGAATCGGAGCCCCTCAACTTCCGTTACTCCTATCCCTGATAAGTACTGTTGTCTCTCTAGAGAAGATGTGCTCCGTTTCATCATCGGTTGTCTTGGCGCATTGGCTCCCCTTCCTCTCACTTCCATTGCTGCTCTTGAAGCAATTAATTCAAACTACAACTATATTGAATCTTCTACTCCAGCCATTGAAGCCACTCAAAAGCTTCCTCAAGATCCAAGTGCTGTTGCTGTAATTGAAAGCGCATCAGATGGTCAGTGCAAGATCATTGGAGAAATTTCTGCATGTAAGTTATGGAAATGTGATTACTTATCCGCAGCATGGGCTTTAGCGAATCTCTCCGCAGGACAGTTTGTTATGGGAGTTGAAGATAATGTCACCCCAAGGTCACTGCCTGAGTTTAGTTTAGATTCACCATCTGGAGACATTGATTTAGTTAATAGTGGGGGTTCAAGGAAACCAAGGAAATTTAGTAGCAGGAGTGTCGGGTTCTTCAGCAATTCTGCGAGCCATAACTTTAGTTCTAGAAGCATGTATAGGGGTAGGAGTGCACCCCTGACATGTAAAATTACTAGTTCATTGGCTGCAGTATTGGCTCAGATGCTATCTCACAGGGCAACTCATGTCTGGGTGACCGAGGACGAGAACGATGAAGTTTTGGTCGGTGTGGTCGGATATGCTGATATTTTAGCTGCTGTAACCAAACCACCTACAACCTTCATTCCTGCTAATAGATCTACAGAGgggtttggaaatgaaattcagTGTTGA
- the LOC100784879 gene encoding auxin efflux carrier component, with product MIGWEDVYKVVVAVVPLYFALLLGYGSLKWWNIFTKEQCEAINKLVCYFTLPLFIFEFTAHIDPFKMNFSFIAADTISKFIIMVVLALWAKCTPKCTFCWSIISFSLCNLTNAVVVGVPMVKPMYGALGVDLVVQSSVLQATIWLPLLLFVMEFWRTGIEGTTTTTVKPRSKTMINKNEGGGGKDVEAVDVKEELMLEESVTSRLPFCKVMKLVWRKLATNPNSYGCVIGISWAFISNRWNLEMPSMLEGSIQIMSKAGTGTAMFSMGIFMALQEKLIACGPSMTLIGLVLKFIAGPAATAIGAIAVGLRGDVLRVVIIQAAVPQSITSFIFAKEYGLHPEVLSTAVIFGMIVSLPVLVAYYAILEFVH from the exons atgataggGTGGGAAGATGTATACAAAGTAGTGGTAGCAGTGGTGCCACTCTATTTTGCTCTATTATTAGGGTATGGTTCACTGAAGTGGTGGAACATCTTCACCAAGGAGCAATGTGAAGCAATAAACAAGCTAGTTTGTTACTTCACATTGCCACTCTTCATCTTCGAGTTCACTGCTCACATCGACCCTTTCAAGATGAACTTCTCGTTCATAGCAGCAGACACCATATCGAAGTTCATCATCATGGTGGTACTTGCCCTCTGGGCCAAGTGCACTCCTAAATGCACCTTTTGCTGGTCCATAATCAGCTTCTCTTTGTGCAATCTCACCAAcgctgttgttgttggggttcCAATGGTGAAGCCCATGTATGGAGCCCTAGGTGTGGACCTTGTGGTTCAGTCCTCGGTTCTTCAGGCCACCATATGGCTCCCTTTGCTTCTCTTTGTGATGGAGTTTTGGAGAACGGGAATTGAgggcaccaccaccaccaccgtaAAACCAAGATCAAAAACAATGATCAATAAGAATGAAGGTGGAGGAGGGAAAGATGTGGAGGCTGTTGACGTGAAAGAAGAGTTGATGTTGGAAGAGAGTGTTACTAGTAGGCTTCCTTTTTGCAAGGTGATGAAGCTTGTGTGGCGCAAACTTGCAACAAACCCTAACTCCTATGGCTGTGTGATTGGCATTTCCTGGGCTTTCATATCCAACAG gtggAATTTGGAGATGCCAAGTATGTTAGAAGGGTCTATACAGATAATGTCAAAGGCCGGGACGGGCACTGCCATGTTTAGTATGG GTATTTTCATGGCACTTCAGGAGAAGTTGATTGCTTGTGGACCAAGCATGACCTTAATCGGTTTGGTTTTAAAGTTCATTGCGGGCCCTGCGGCTACGGCTATTGGTGCCATTGCTGTAGGATTGCGTGGTGACGTTTTGCGAGTCGTCATCATTCAg GCTGCTGTGCCACAGTCCATCACATCCTTCATTTTTGCTAAAGAATACGGATTGCATCCGGAGGTTCTCAGCACTGC GGTGATCTTTGGTATGATTGTTTCACTTCCCGTCTTAGTTGCCTACTACGCAATATTGGAGTTTGTACATTGA